The following are encoded together in the Trichomycterus rosablanca isolate fTriRos1 chromosome 19, fTriRos1.hap1, whole genome shotgun sequence genome:
- the zgc:114123 gene encoding protein spire homolog 1, which yields MEWCGGAPGLCQLSLSEILGLQDQPMCEEQAWALCYQLCSLLEINFNTNGTLSYSSWKSFRLPGPEGVLLSPDGSISLTIETSKTEDQLLVQSEDQTVDYVGRLMYSCLDWGLDADVERELDETLEVLVGQMTKVDIRLDNEHCLQCISSISEVLQVCEERLYNPSQAAKHYRSVCSMLYSHTLELCHYLQVIQQSRENLQKMIMESESMLVPNVTTNFDFTWKHLIEELSRGVVLRPSKEKINGHAPVVVDTSPFSQLLQDIQFRRYKLRKVPAVEDRAVEQSYKSDPHQTLLNVIRSGPKLRPVSERNLKPRAPSPKHEVSLHELLMQEIRSTDKMKLLTSCRRRRSNTVDDCCSSLSSLAPTDESSSDDDCTFLNYSAPNSVRKEARCWERCTDGASHENSFTGAADRTPGFLPACSSTPVNLSEPRSLFRGKPRARSFAGNQELGKLAQKNHVPVPTTIADVIETHYSKERKSKVLCNANGNWRVCSCCAKRSFYFTWHNFCSLCSRVVCSACCVELLLPFKWCVNLPVGFFKLIVLDRGCEESRRNFWNERWTWDSSWVPLVWASTLPTSASSLTLAMRDWHSQEVCIECQDLLQEVFNSVPRCPIRVSQEI from the exons ATGGAGTGGTGTGGTGGAGCTCCTGGTCTCTGCCAGCTCTCTCTGAGTGAGATTTTGGGTTTACAGGACCAGCCGATGTGTGAGGAACAGGCCTGGGCGCTATGTTATCAGCTCTGTTCATTACTGGAGATCAACTTCAACACTAATGGAACTCTCAGCTACAGTTCATGGAAGAGTTTCAGACTTCCTGGACCTGAAGGAGTCCTGCTCTCACCTGATGGAAGCATCAGTCTCACAATAGAAACCAGCAAGACAG AAGATCAGTTGTTGGTACAGTCGGAGGATCAG ACTGTAGATTACGTGGGCCGGCTCATGTACTCGTGCCTGGATTGGGGTCTGGACGCAGATGTAGAGCGAGAGCTGGATGAAACGCTCGAGGTGCTGGTGGGGCAGATGACCAAAGTGGACATCAGACTGGATAACGAACACTGTCTTCAGTGCATAAGCTCCATCTCTGAGGTTCTGCAG GTTTGTGAGGAACGTCTCTACAACCCAAGCCAGGCAGCTAAACATTACAGAAGTGTGTGTTCCATGCTGTATTCACACACCCTTGAACTTTGCCACTACCTGCAAGTCATCCAGCAGTCCCGAGAG AATCTGCAGAAAATGATCATGGAATCGGAGAGCATGCTTGTTCCAAACGTCACCACCAACTTT gaCTTTACATGGAAGCACCTGATTGAAGAGCTGAGCAGGGGTGTTGTCCTACGCCCCTCcaaagaaaaaattaatggcCATGCCCCAGTAGTGGTGGATACGTCACCATTTAGCCAGCTCCTTCAGGACATCCAGTTCAGGCGCTACAAACTCCGCAAGGTTCCG GCAGTGGAGGACCGTGCTGTAGAGCAATCCTATAAATCGGATCCTCATCAGACTTTGCTGAACGTTATTCGCTCAGGACCCAAACTGCGCCCG GTTTCGGAGCGTAATCTAAAGCCGAGAGCTCCGAGTCCCAAACACGAGGTCAGTCTGCATGAACTACTGATGCAGGAGATCCGGTCGACCGACAAAATGAAGCTGCTGACCTCGTGTAGGAGGAGACGGTCTAACACGG TGGACGATTGTTGCTCCTCACTGAGCTCTCTCGCACCCACGGATGAGAGTTCGTCAGATGAtgactgcacctttttaaattATTCGGCTCCTAACTCTGTTCGTAAGGAGGCGCGGTGTTGG gaaaGATGTACAGATGGTGCTTCACATGAAAACAGCTTTACAG GTGCAGCTGACAGGACTCCAGGGTTCCTGCCCGCTTGCTCGTCCACGCCGGTGAATTTATCTGAGCCGCGCTCGCTATTCAGAGGAAAGCCTCGAGCTCGATCCTTCGCTGGAAACCAGGAGCTCGGCAAGCTT GCACAGAAGAACCACGTTCCTGTTCCAACAACAATCGCTGATGTCATCGAGACGCACTACTCCAAAGAGAGGAAGTCCAAGGTGTTGTGTAATGCCAACGGGAACTGGCGG GTCTGTTCCTGTTGTGCGAAGAGGAGCTTCTACTTCACGTGGCACAACTTCTGTTCTCTCTGTAGTAG GGTCGTGTGTTCAGCGTGTTGTGTGGAG CTGCTCCTGCCGTTCAAGTGGTGCGTCAACCTTCCCGTCGGCTTCTTCAAGCTGATCGTGTTGGATAGAGGGTGCGAGGAGAGCCGGAGGAACTTCTGGAACGAGCGCTGGACGTGGGATTCATCCTG GGTGCCGCTGGTTTGGGCGTCTACGCTTCCCACCTCCGCGTCTTCCCTCACTCTGGCTATGCGGGACTGGCACAGTCAGGAGGTGTGTATTGAATGCCAAGATCTTTTACAAGAGGTGTTTAATTCTGTGCCCAGATGCCCAATCAGAGTCTCTCAAGAGATATGA